A window of the Deinococcus gobiensis I-0 genome harbors these coding sequences:
- a CDS encoding S8 family serine peptidase: protein MKNTLKTVSLLSLALVLGACGSGAPSTGTPSGVVAGGVNASALKATAMTGKWFVELEGDPTAISAQSIGSQQASFRTLAAQRGITYQEVMSYRTLFNGFSVEADEAEIGRISELPGVKSVYPVHKIPMPVTETVPMSQAAEMPDMYYARSMTGADVAQNELGLTGKGVKVGVIDTGIDVDHPAFAGRIVSQYDFVGNAYTGANTPVPGPTQDDCAGHGTHVAGIVGGNVAATSTFRGFKGVAPDVSFGAYRVFGCSGYTQEDVMVAALERAYSDGMQVVNLSIGSAFENWAETPSAIVGSRMVKKGMVVVASAGNSGRNGSYSMGGVTMGDNVISVASVDNSKIELQSFALSDGSKVAYYEGSGSPTAKIGANLTITKKASSTPATTNDGCTASGGFEANSLTGKAVLIRRGTCSFYEKASNAQKAGAAAVILYNNATGYLSPTVTGTPAVTIPVVFVSDMDGAKISGLIAGGVSVTFDGGKTAISNPTGNTLSDFTSYGASAELEQKPDLAAPGGSIISTYPLSVGDQTGYAVLSGTSMASPHVAGAAALMLQAYPNTQAKDMRGLLMNTATLRFYRNGATITNFPDYVQRQGAGMLDIVASYGNPVKVSPNKLSLGESATFATRNKVVVLKNTGATRQVYMARNVPAQTIGGTTLAPAASTAYASMTVNGQNVDTAGTEVIVPPFSEVELNVVVTPPAAAADKAQYGGMLSLGSKTGPSLVVPYSGFKGDYQSIQVLGNEIVDGQTYDFPALYSKRNDVFYAENATVTTPPEFTFASYAADPAKPTVLSTDRPSVLVQLSHQARRLDVDLLDANGTLIETLATQEYLGRNCTNNAAQKSDTCDIYNEYPWDGKLANGTNAANGSYKLRVRVLKALGDASNPADTETYTSQTFTVKR from the coding sequence ATGAAGAACACCCTGAAAACCGTTTCGCTGCTCAGCCTGGCCCTGGTCCTGGGAGCCTGCGGCAGCGGCGCGCCCAGCACCGGCACGCCCAGCGGCGTGGTCGCGGGCGGTGTCAATGCCAGCGCACTCAAGGCCACTGCCATGACCGGCAAGTGGTTCGTGGAACTCGAGGGCGACCCCACGGCGATCAGTGCCCAGAGCATCGGCAGCCAGCAGGCCAGCTTCCGCACGCTGGCTGCGCAGCGCGGCATCACGTACCAGGAAGTCATGAGTTACCGGACGCTGTTCAACGGCTTCTCCGTCGAGGCGGACGAGGCGGAGATCGGCCGGATCTCGGAACTGCCGGGCGTCAAGAGCGTCTACCCCGTCCACAAGATTCCTATGCCTGTCACCGAGACGGTGCCCATGTCGCAGGCCGCCGAGATGCCCGACATGTACTATGCCCGCAGCATGACCGGCGCAGATGTCGCCCAGAATGAACTGGGGTTGACCGGTAAGGGCGTGAAGGTCGGCGTCATCGACACTGGCATTGATGTGGACCATCCGGCCTTCGCCGGCCGCATCGTGTCGCAGTACGACTTTGTGGGCAACGCCTATACCGGGGCGAATACCCCTGTTCCCGGCCCGACCCAGGACGACTGCGCGGGTCACGGGACCCACGTCGCCGGGATCGTGGGCGGTAACGTGGCGGCTACGTCCACGTTCAGAGGCTTCAAAGGTGTCGCGCCCGATGTGAGCTTTGGGGCTTACCGCGTCTTCGGGTGCAGCGGCTACACGCAGGAAGACGTTATGGTCGCGGCGCTGGAGCGGGCCTACAGCGACGGCATGCAGGTCGTGAACCTGAGTATCGGCTCGGCCTTTGAGAACTGGGCCGAGACGCCCTCGGCCATCGTGGGCAGCCGCATGGTCAAGAAGGGCATGGTCGTGGTGGCCTCGGCAGGCAACAGCGGCCGCAACGGCTCGTACAGCATGGGCGGTGTCACGATGGGTGACAACGTGATCTCGGTCGCCTCGGTAGACAACAGCAAGATTGAGCTTCAGAGCTTCGCGCTGTCCGACGGCAGCAAGGTGGCCTACTACGAGGGCAGCGGCTCACCGACCGCCAAAATCGGTGCCAACCTGACCATCACCAAAAAGGCCAGCAGCACGCCCGCGACCACCAACGACGGATGCACGGCTTCGGGCGGCTTCGAAGCTAACAGCCTGACTGGCAAGGCGGTCCTGATCCGCCGCGGCACCTGCTCCTTCTACGAAAAGGCCAGCAATGCCCAAAAGGCCGGTGCGGCGGCTGTCATCCTGTACAACAACGCGACCGGCTATCTCAGTCCTACGGTTACTGGGACACCCGCTGTCACCATCCCGGTCGTGTTCGTGTCGGATATGGACGGAGCCAAGATCAGTGGCCTGATCGCCGGTGGTGTCTCTGTGACTTTCGACGGGGGCAAGACCGCCATCAGCAACCCGACCGGCAACACCCTCAGCGACTTCACGTCCTACGGCGCCTCAGCCGAGCTGGAACAGAAACCGGACCTCGCGGCACCCGGGGGCAGCATCATCAGCACCTATCCGCTGAGCGTCGGCGACCAGACCGGTTACGCGGTCCTGAGCGGCACCAGCATGGCCTCGCCCCACGTGGCGGGCGCGGCTGCCCTGATGCTCCAGGCTTACCCCAACACCCAGGCCAAGGACATGCGCGGCCTGCTGATGAATACGGCAACGCTGCGGTTTTACCGCAACGGCGCGACGATCACGAACTTCCCCGATTACGTCCAGCGTCAGGGCGCGGGCATGCTCGATATCGTCGCGTCCTACGGCAACCCGGTGAAGGTCAGCCCCAACAAGCTCAGCCTGGGTGAGAGCGCCACCTTCGCCACCCGCAACAAGGTCGTGGTGCTGAAGAACACGGGCGCGACCCGTCAGGTCTACATGGCCCGGAACGTTCCGGCACAGACCATCGGCGGCACGACCCTGGCCCCCGCCGCGTCCACGGCCTACGCCAGCATGACTGTCAACGGCCAGAATGTGGATACGGCCGGCACCGAAGTGATCGTGCCTCCCTTCAGCGAAGTGGAACTGAACGTGGTGGTCACGCCGCCCGCAGCGGCGGCCGACAAGGCGCAGTACGGCGGTATGCTGTCGCTGGGCAGTAAGACCGGCCCCAGTCTGGTGGTGCCCTACAGTGGTTTCAAGGGCGACTACCAGAGCATCCAGGTCCTGGGCAACGAGATCGTTGACGGTCAGACCTACGACTTCCCGGCGTTGTACAGCAAGCGCAACGACGTCTTCTACGCGGAAAACGCTACGGTCACCACGCCCCCCGAGTTCACCTTTGCGAGTTACGCGGCCGATCCTGCCAAGCCGACCGTGCTGTCCACCGACCGTCCGTCGGTTCTCGTACAGCTTTCGCACCAGGCCCGCCGCCTCGACGTCGATCTGCTCGACGCCAACGGCACCCTGATCGAGACCCTCGCCACCCAGGAATACCTGGGCCGCAACTGCACCAACAACGCAGCCCAGAAATCGGACACCTGCGACATCTACAACGAGTATCCCTGGGACGGCAAGCTCGCCAACGGCACCAACGCCGCCAACGGCTCGTACAAGCTGCGCGTGCGCGTCCTGAAGGCACTGGGCGACGCGAGCAACCCCGCCGACACCGAGACCTACACCAGCCAGACCTTCACCGTCAAACGCTGA
- a CDS encoding Ig-like domain-containing protein, whose product MRRVQTLSVLALTGALLSACGNTGSVAGDTTKPAVSLSATPTALSGAGTVSLVATASDNVGVKSVTFYRGDTKLAEDTTSPYEYSDTVSAASGTLTYRAVATDTSGNTSDAATATVTVGGSGDTTPPTGSFTVVKNTGSNYTVNVTASDAGGVARAEFYDNGQLSSTDTEAPYSTSLNYSAAQNGTHSITVKLYDLAGNVTTLAAQTITVYVDTVAPKASLTVSPTELTATGTATFTAAASDDVGVTKVEFYDGATLVATDTEAPYTASKTYAFADNGTHTITAKAYDLAGNVGQSSATVKVAIADANEPNDSVAQATALTLNTPVNGAVAGKSRDMDYFKYTAAAGEMLKLTVKSVSVDAGSTLDPYVMVLMPDGKTVLEKDDDGGAGLESEIRFNAPVAGTYTVVVTSFLIHDDPNATDDKATNTYQIALTRR is encoded by the coding sequence ATGAGAAGAGTCCAGACCCTCTCCGTCCTCGCCCTGACCGGCGCACTCCTGAGTGCCTGCGGGAACACGGGTTCCGTCGCCGGCGACACCACCAAGCCGGCCGTGAGCCTGAGCGCCACCCCTACCGCGCTGAGCGGCGCCGGTACGGTCTCGCTGGTGGCGACGGCCAGCGACAACGTGGGTGTGAAGTCCGTGACCTTCTACCGCGGCGACACCAAGCTCGCCGAGGACACCACGTCTCCCTACGAGTACAGCGACACCGTGAGCGCGGCGAGCGGCACCCTGACCTACCGCGCCGTGGCGACCGACACCTCCGGCAACACCAGCGACGCGGCGACGGCGACCGTGACGGTCGGCGGGTCGGGCGACACCACCCCGCCCACCGGCAGCTTCACCGTCGTCAAGAACACGGGCAGCAACTACACGGTCAACGTCACGGCCAGCGACGCAGGCGGCGTCGCGCGCGCCGAGTTCTACGACAACGGCCAGCTCAGCAGCACCGACACCGAGGCGCCCTACAGCACCTCCCTGAACTACTCGGCGGCCCAGAACGGCACGCACAGCATCACGGTCAAGCTGTACGACCTCGCCGGCAACGTGACCACGCTGGCGGCCCAGACCATCACGGTCTATGTGGATACGGTGGCGCCCAAGGCCAGCCTGACGGTGTCGCCCACCGAACTGACGGCCACCGGCACGGCCACCTTCACGGCGGCGGCCAGCGACGACGTAGGGGTCACCAAGGTCGAGTTCTACGACGGCGCGACCCTGGTGGCGACCGACACCGAAGCGCCCTACACCGCCAGCAAGACCTACGCCTTCGCCGACAACGGCACGCATACCATTACCGCGAAGGCCTACGACCTGGCGGGCAACGTGGGCCAGTCGAGCGCCACGGTGAAGGTGGCCATCGCCGATGCCAACGAGCCCAACGACAGCGTGGCCCAGGCCACGGCCCTGACCCTGAATACCCCGGTCAACGGGGCCGTCGCCGGCAAGTCGCGTGACATGGACTACTTCAAGTACACGGCGGCGGCGGGCGAAATGCTCAAGCTGACGGTCAAGAGCGTGAGCGTGGATGCCGGCAGCACCCTGGACCCCTACGTGATGGTCCTGATGCCCGACGGCAAGACCGTGCTGGAAAAGGACGACGACGGCGGCGCGGGCCTGGAGTCGGAAATCCGTTTCAACGCGCCCGTGGCCGGCACCTACACGGTGGTCGTGACGAGTTTCCTGATCCACGACGATCCCAACGCCACCGACGACAAGGCCACCAACACCTACCAGATCGCCCTGACGCGCCGCTGA
- a CDS encoding alpha/beta hydrolase family protein encodes MRPASLLLLGLGLSALSPALFPSAQAQSAAALARVDAAQMSIPAAREKAYPGSALTVRQTLRAGSNYSRAVVSYQSGGLRINALLTVPNGTPPKGGWPAIVFNHGYVPPNVYRTTERYVAYQDAFARAGFVTLKSDYRGHGSSQGEALGGYYAPGYTDDVMNALSSLKKDPRVNAARIGMWGHSMGGFLSLRAMVLDRSVKAGVIWAGVVGDYDQLMNGWPHKAPASIPQRVLNLRKVAVEKYGTPKANPDFWNKLSATSYLRDLGGPLQLHIGTADEDVPVAFHTSLAARLKAIGRPVQSYVYPGDNHNLSRNLNTALARSVAFFKANL; translated from the coding sequence ATGCGTCCCGCCTCCCTGCTGCTCCTGGGCCTCGGCCTGAGCGCCCTGTCTCCGGCCCTGTTCCCTTCGGCGCAGGCGCAGTCGGCCGCCGCCCTGGCCCGTGTGGACGCCGCCCAGATGAGCATTCCGGCCGCGCGCGAGAAGGCTTACCCCGGCAGCGCCCTGACCGTACGCCAGACGCTGCGCGCAGGCAGCAACTACAGCCGCGCCGTGGTCAGCTACCAGTCCGGCGGCCTGCGCATCAATGCGCTGCTCACCGTACCGAACGGGACACCGCCCAAGGGGGGCTGGCCCGCCATCGTGTTCAACCACGGGTACGTTCCGCCGAACGTCTACCGCACCACCGAGCGGTACGTGGCCTATCAGGACGCCTTCGCCCGCGCGGGATTCGTGACCCTCAAGAGCGACTACCGGGGCCACGGCTCCAGCCAGGGTGAGGCGCTGGGCGGCTATTACGCACCCGGCTACACCGACGACGTGATGAACGCGCTCAGCAGTCTGAAAAAAGACCCCCGCGTGAACGCCGCGCGCATCGGTATGTGGGGCCACAGCATGGGCGGCTTCCTGAGCCTGCGCGCGATGGTCCTCGACAGGAGCGTCAAGGCCGGGGTCATCTGGGCCGGCGTGGTGGGCGACTACGACCAGCTCATGAACGGGTGGCCGCACAAGGCGCCCGCCAGCATTCCCCAGCGCGTGCTGAACCTGCGCAAGGTCGCCGTCGAGAAATACGGCACACCGAAGGCCAACCCCGACTTCTGGAACAAGCTCAGCGCCACGAGCTACCTGCGCGACCTCGGCGGGCCCCTTCAGCTCCATATCGGCACCGCCGACGAGGATGTCCCGGTGGCCTTCCACACCTCGCTCGCCGCGCGGCTCAAGGCCATCGGCCGGCCGGTGCAGAGCTACGTGTACCCCGGCGACAACCACAACCTCAGCCGCAACCTGAACACGGCCCTGGCGCGCTCGGTGGCCTTCTTCAAGGCGAACCTGTAG
- a CDS encoding alpha/beta hydrolase family protein: MGRVLGGLLTLLVLGVGYVALTQPGRLPFALPTPRANTPGTSVPPTSGPTTATPRPLEGLPDAALASSVARQPTSIEALRAREYPGSALTVRRTLTPGANYSRQVVSYQSEGLRINALLTVPRGTPPEGGWPAIVFNHGYIPPDVYRTTERYVAYQDAFARAGFVTLKSDYRGHGDSEGEALGGYDDPGYTVDVLNAAASLKKDPRVNPRRLGLWGHSMGGQLSLRAMLVDPSLKAASLWAGVVAGYDVLATDWNRPAGTPRPALDPINRRYLRLLSPNAHLGDLRGRPLQLHHGTADEDVPYAFQQALAADLRAAGQPFTAYRYEGDNHNLSGNLGLALRRSVQFFRDTL, encoded by the coding sequence GTGGGGCGCGTGCTGGGTGGGCTGCTGACCCTGCTCGTGCTGGGGGTGGGCTATGTGGCCCTCACGCAGCCCGGGCGCCTGCCCTTTGCGCTGCCCACCCCGCGCGCGAATACACCGGGCACCTCTGTCCCACCGACTTCCGGCCCCACGACCGCCACGCCGCGCCCGCTGGAGGGGCTCCCGGACGCGGCGCTGGCCTCCTCCGTGGCGCGGCAACCGACGAGCATCGAGGCCCTGCGCGCGCGCGAGTACCCCGGCAGCGCCCTGACTGTGCGGCGCACCTTGACCCCCGGCGCGAACTACTCGCGGCAGGTCGTGAGCTATCAGTCCGAGGGCCTGCGCATCAACGCACTGCTCACCGTGCCCCGGGGCACGCCGCCCGAGGGGGGCTGGCCCGCCATCGTGTTCAACCACGGGTACATTCCGCCGGACGTGTACCGCACCACCGAGCGCTACGTGGCCTACCAGGACGCCTTCGCGCGGGCCGGCTTCGTGACCCTCAAGAGCGATTACCGGGGCCACGGCGATTCGGAGGGCGAGGCGCTGGGCGGCTACGACGACCCCGGCTACACCGTGGACGTGCTGAACGCCGCCGCCAGCCTGAAAAAGGACCCGCGCGTGAACCCGCGGCGGCTGGGGCTGTGGGGCCACAGCATGGGCGGGCAACTGTCGCTGCGGGCCATGCTGGTGGACCCCAGCCTCAAGGCCGCCTCGCTGTGGGCGGGCGTGGTCGCGGGCTACGACGTGCTGGCGACTGACTGGAACCGCCCGGCGGGGACGCCGCGCCCGGCACTCGACCCGATCAACCGCCGTTACCTGCGGCTGCTCAGCCCCAATGCCCACCTCGGGGACCTGCGCGGCCGGCCGCTGCAACTGCACCACGGCACCGCCGACGAGGACGTGCCCTACGCCTTCCAGCAGGCGCTGGCCGCCGACCTGCGCGCCGCCGGGCAGCCCTTCACGGCCTACCGCTACGAGGGCGACAACCACAACCTCAGCGGCAACCTGGGGCTGGCGCTGAGGCGCTCGGTGCAGTTCTTCCGGGACACGCTGTAG
- the rplU gene encoding 50S ribosomal protein L21: MFAIIQTGGKQYRVQEGDVIRVESLKGEAGDKLDLQALFVGGEQTVFGEGAGKYTVQAEVVEHGRGTKIYVRKYKSGIQYRRRTGHRQDFTAIKILGIQG, from the coding sequence ATGTTTGCAATCATTCAGACCGGCGGGAAGCAGTACCGCGTGCAGGAAGGCGACGTCATCCGCGTCGAGAGCCTCAAGGGTGAAGCGGGCGACAAGCTCGACCTTCAGGCCCTGTTCGTCGGCGGCGAGCAGACCGTCTTCGGCGAGGGCGCCGGCAAGTACACCGTGCAGGCCGAAGTCGTCGAGCACGGCCGCGGCACCAAGATCTACGTGCGCAAGTACAAGAGCGGCATCCAGTACCGCCGCCGCACCGGCCACCGCCAGGACTTCACCGCGATCAAGATCCTGGGCATCCAGGGCTAA
- the rpmA gene encoding 50S ribosomal protein L27: MAHKKGVGSSKNGRDSNPKYLGVKKFGGEAVLAGNILVRQRGTKFKAGPNVGMGRDHTLFALEAGKVVFTNRGRTGRFISIEVAQTEIAAD; this comes from the coding sequence ATGGCACACAAGAAAGGCGTAGGTTCGTCCAAGAACGGACGTGACAGCAACCCCAAGTACCTGGGCGTGAAGAAGTTCGGCGGCGAGGCCGTCCTGGCCGGGAACATCCTGGTCCGTCAGCGCGGCACCAAGTTCAAGGCCGGCCCCAACGTGGGCATGGGCCGCGACCACACCCTGTTCGCTCTGGAAGCGGGCAAGGTCGTGTTCACCAACCGTGGCCGCACCGGGCGCTTCATCAGCATCGAAGTGGCCCAGACCGAAATCGCCGCCGACTGA
- the obgE gene encoding GTPase ObgE, with product MAFRDVLNIEVAAGNGGDGSMSFHRAKYMEKGGPDGGHGGKGGDIVLRAIEGVESLERLVGRRKFKAPNGNYGEGRLRQGADGEDVVIEVPVGTTAFDEDSGKVIADLVRVGQEKVIARGGPGGRGNSTFASSTRQAPRFAELGVPGRKRRVRLELRLIADVGLVGYPNAGKSSLLAALSRANPAIADYPFTTLSPILGVVERHDASGFPLDERFTLADIPGIIEGASEGKGLGLEFLRHISRTRLLVYVLDVTRDPVEELRQLQAELQAYDPSLLSNVALVALNKVELVDGDLSAMVEDELAEFGLPVLRVSAREGQGLAELREAVFQLLPDRELWAQQSALEIEPEEVVDAALRVVFREDAPPKGEGAPERVWEIHGGGFEERIVRFSRYLDDAAEYLGNLFKRQGLYNALKRAGAREGDTVEIGTFRFEYFEEEESR from the coding sequence ATGGCTTTTCGTGACGTACTGAATATCGAGGTGGCGGCCGGCAACGGCGGCGACGGCTCCATGAGCTTCCACCGCGCCAAATACATGGAAAAGGGCGGCCCCGACGGCGGCCACGGCGGTAAGGGCGGCGACATCGTGCTGCGCGCCATCGAGGGCGTCGAGTCGCTCGAGCGCCTGGTGGGCCGGCGCAAATTCAAGGCCCCCAACGGCAACTACGGCGAGGGCCGGCTGCGCCAGGGGGCCGACGGCGAGGACGTGGTCATCGAGGTGCCGGTCGGCACGACCGCCTTCGACGAGGACAGCGGCAAGGTCATCGCCGACCTCGTGCGGGTCGGGCAGGAGAAGGTCATCGCGCGCGGCGGCCCCGGCGGACGCGGCAACTCGACCTTCGCCAGCAGCACGCGCCAGGCCCCGCGCTTCGCGGAACTCGGGGTGCCGGGCCGCAAACGCCGCGTGCGCCTGGAACTGCGCCTGATCGCCGACGTCGGTTTGGTGGGCTACCCCAACGCGGGCAAGAGCAGCCTGCTCGCCGCGCTCTCGCGGGCCAACCCGGCCATCGCCGACTACCCTTTCACGACCCTCTCGCCCATCCTGGGCGTGGTCGAGCGCCACGACGCCTCGGGCTTCCCGCTTGACGAGCGCTTCACGCTGGCCGACATTCCCGGCATCATCGAGGGGGCCAGCGAGGGCAAGGGCCTGGGCCTGGAATTCCTGCGTCACATCAGCCGCACCCGCCTGCTGGTGTATGTGCTGGACGTGACGCGCGACCCGGTCGAGGAACTGCGCCAGCTTCAGGCCGAGTTGCAGGCCTACGACCCCAGCCTCCTGAGCAACGTGGCGCTCGTGGCGCTGAACAAGGTCGAGCTGGTGGACGGCGACCTGAGCGCGATGGTCGAGGACGAGCTGGCCGAGTTCGGGCTGCCGGTGCTGCGCGTCAGCGCCCGCGAGGGCCAGGGTCTGGCCGAACTGCGCGAGGCCGTGTTTCAGCTGCTGCCCGACCGCGAACTGTGGGCGCAGCAGAGCGCCCTGGAAATCGAACCCGAGGAAGTCGTGGACGCCGCGCTGCGCGTCGTGTTCCGCGAGGACGCGCCGCCCAAGGGTGAGGGCGCGCCCGAGCGCGTCTGGGAAATCCACGGAGGCGGCTTCGAGGAGCGCATCGTGCGCTTCTCGCGCTACCTCGACGACGCGGCCGAGTACCTGGGCAACCTGTTCAAGCGCCAGGGCCTCTACAACGCCCTGAAGCGGGCCGGGGCGCGCGAGGGCGACACCGTCGAGATCGGCACCTTCCGCTTCGAATACTTCGAGGAAGAAGAGAGCCGCTGA
- a CDS encoding DUF418 domain-containing protein — MTAPVSLPPDAEALAAAPRRGPQQDRSPLPDVLRGAALLGILVVNMQDFAGLREWQQAGLDRAAQVFTDMLFNGRFISIFAMLFGWGAAGLLARQGAGVFLRRHLALLVVGSLHFVLVWHGDIIATYAVLGLALMAVARLRARALLVLASVLGAWWLLEGVFAALAFAARGQVYPRFSGLPSFADGGTYTGAVAGRAAEYLNDLLGGAVYNGPWLVALFCLGAAAGKTGLLLRPQDHLPLLRRFAAVGVPLGLVLGGALAWLNTRGDYLSGLAAIPVRMSGGLAGALGYVGLIGLLAARGRLGPLRHLAASGRTAMSNYLAQSLVMTTVFYPYAGAQFGRWGAAATLALALGFGLLQLPLSAWTVRRFGTGPAEWLVRRVVYGGR; from the coding sequence ATGACGGCTCCTGTATCCCTGCCCCCCGACGCCGAGGCCCTGGCCGCTGCCCCCCGGCGCGGGCCGCAGCAGGACCGCTCGCCGCTGCCGGACGTGCTGCGCGGCGCGGCGCTGCTGGGCATCCTGGTCGTCAACATGCAGGACTTCGCGGGCCTGCGCGAGTGGCAGCAGGCCGGACTCGACCGCGCCGCGCAGGTGTTCACCGACATGCTGTTCAACGGGCGGTTCATCTCCATTTTCGCCATGCTGTTCGGGTGGGGGGCGGCGGGGCTGCTGGCGCGGCAGGGGGCAGGCGTGTTCCTGCGCCGGCACCTCGCGCTGCTGGTGGTCGGGTCACTGCATTTCGTGCTGGTGTGGCACGGCGACATCATCGCCACCTATGCGGTCTTGGGGCTGGCGCTGATGGCCGTCGCGCGCCTGCGCGCCCGCGCCCTGCTGGTGCTGGCAAGCGTGCTGGGGGCATGGTGGCTGCTGGAGGGGGTGTTCGCGGCCCTGGCGTTCGCCGCCCGGGGCCAGGTCTATCCCCGGTTTTCGGGGCTGCCCTCCTTTGCGGACGGCGGTACCTATACCGGGGCCGTCGCCGGGCGCGCCGCCGAGTACCTGAACGACCTGCTGGGCGGCGCGGTCTACAACGGCCCCTGGCTGGTCGCCCTGTTCTGCCTGGGGGCGGCGGCGGGAAAAACGGGGCTGCTGCTGCGTCCCCAGGACCATCTGCCGCTGCTGCGGCGCTTTGCGGCCGTCGGGGTACCGCTTGGCCTCGTGCTGGGCGGGGCGCTCGCCTGGCTCAACACGCGCGGCGACTACCTGTCGGGCCTGGCCGCCATTCCGGTCCGCATGAGCGGCGGGCTGGCGGGCGCGCTGGGCTACGTCGGCCTGATCGGGTTGCTCGCGGCGCGCGGGCGTCTGGGCCCCCTGCGTCACCTGGCCGCCAGCGGACGCACCGCCATGAGCAACTACCTGGCCCAGAGCCTCGTCATGACCACCGTGTTCTATCCCTACGCCGGAGCGCAGTTCGGGCGCTGGGGCGCGGCGGCGACGCTGGCCCTGGCGCTGGGGTTCGGGCTGCTCCAGTTGCCGCTGAGCGCCTGGACGGTGCGCCGCTTCGGCACCGGCCCGGCCGAGTGGCTCGTGCGCCGCGTGGTGTACGGCGGCAGATGA
- a CDS encoding macro domain-containing protein, protein MTPRLELVQGDIAAQHTDAVVTAANRQLMGGGGVDGVIHRAAGPELLRAIRAIGGTPTGTAVITPAFGLARLGVRFVIHAVGPVWRGGAQGEPEQLAGAYRESLRLAAEHGCRTVAFPAISTGVYGYPVQQAAVVALRALHDGLRQWPDLTARVVLYDVGTLHVFERALGTPDAE, encoded by the coding sequence ATGACTCCCAGGCTGGAACTCGTGCAGGGCGATATCGCCGCGCAGCACACCGACGCGGTCGTGACGGCCGCCAACAGGCAGCTCATGGGCGGCGGTGGGGTGGACGGGGTCATCCACCGCGCCGCCGGGCCGGAGCTGCTGCGCGCCATCCGCGCCATCGGGGGGACGCCGACCGGCACGGCCGTCATCACGCCCGCCTTCGGGCTGGCGCGCCTGGGCGTGCGCTTCGTCATCCACGCGGTCGGGCCGGTGTGGCGCGGGGGTGCCCAGGGCGAGCCTGAGCAGCTCGCGGGGGCCTACCGCGAGAGCCTGCGGCTGGCGGCCGAACACGGCTGCCGTACGGTGGCCTTCCCGGCGATCAGCACCGGGGTCTACGGTTACCCTGTTCAGCAGGCGGCGGTTGTCGCCCTGCGCGCCCTGCACGATGGCCTGCGCCAGTGGCCCGACCTCACGGCGCGGGTGGTGCTCTACGACGTGGGCACGCTGCATGTCTTCGAGAGGGCATTGGGGACGCCGGATGCCGAATAA
- the gmk gene encoding guanylate kinase has product MDRAQQGTGVAGTEESRPAGRGLLIVMTGASGVGKGTLREQWLAGQDVFYSTSWTTREARPGEVQGRDYVFVTPAEFLEKARQDGFLEHAQFVGNHYGTPIEPIEAALARGQDVVLEIEVEGAMQVKDRMGDGAILVFIMPPSLTELRRRLTGRATETPERIEKRLLRAREEIMQAHAFRYVIVNDDLNRAVQELLAVQQAERATQRPEANWTEAEREAHALAATVRSGALKTEALRQVVDS; this is encoded by the coding sequence ATGGACAGGGCGCAGCAGGGAACCGGCGTGGCCGGGACAGAGGAGAGCCGACCGGCGGGCCGGGGCCTGCTCATCGTGATGACGGGGGCCTCGGGTGTAGGCAAGGGGACGCTGCGCGAGCAGTGGCTGGCCGGGCAGGACGTGTTCTACTCGACCTCCTGGACCACCCGTGAGGCCCGCCCGGGCGAGGTGCAGGGCCGCGACTACGTGTTCGTGACCCCGGCCGAATTTCTGGAGAAGGCGCGCCAGGACGGTTTTCTGGAGCACGCGCAGTTCGTGGGCAACCACTACGGCACGCCCATCGAACCCATCGAGGCGGCGCTGGCGCGCGGGCAGGACGTGGTGCTGGAAATCGAGGTCGAGGGGGCCATGCAGGTCAAGGACCGCATGGGCGACGGGGCCATTCTGGTGTTCATCATGCCGCCCAGCCTCACCGAACTGCGCCGCCGCCTGACCGGGCGCGCCACCGAGACGCCCGAACGGATCGAAAAGCGGCTGCTGCGCGCGCGCGAAGAGATCATGCAGGCGCACGCCTTCCGCTACGTGATCGTCAACGACGACCTGAACCGCGCCGTACAGGAACTGCTGGCCGTCCAGCAGGCCGAGCGCGCCACGCAGCGTCCCGAGGCCAACTGGACCGAGGCCGAGCGCGAAGCGCATGCCCTCGCCGCGACCGTGCGCAGCGGCGCGCTGAAGACCGAGGCGCTGCGTCAGGTGGTCGATTCCTGA
- a CDS encoding Lrp/AsnC family transcriptional regulator, translated as MVTAIVMLQAERQRIQETAEALAGVPGVREVYSVTGDWDIVAILKLAQYEDLDDVVTGHLRKVEGIVRTQTMLAFRTYSEDLLDQGFGVGLDEGREDDRR; from the coding sequence ATGGTCACCGCAATCGTGATGCTTCAGGCCGAGCGCCAGCGTATTCAGGAAACCGCCGAGGCCCTGGCCGGGGTGCCGGGCGTGCGCGAGGTCTACAGCGTGACCGGCGACTGGGACATCGTCGCCATTCTCAAGCTCGCCCAGTACGAGGACCTCGACGACGTGGTCACGGGTCATCTGCGCAAGGTCGAGGGCATCGTCAGGACCCAGACCATGCTGGCCTTCCGCACCTATAGCGAGGACCTGCTCGACCAGGGGTTCGGCGTGGGCCTGGACGAAGGCCGCGAGGACGACCGCAGATAA